Proteins from one Chitinophaga oryzae genomic window:
- a CDS encoding class I SAM-dependent methyltransferase, translating into MTQPVITYEYERIADIKRLNFITESLQKEIPANAHVLDVGCGNGVISRHLGQFGYNVLGIDISQKTIDVARSKNKLPNVAFEAISAEELTAKGQQYDAVICSEVLEHLHHPEVLLRTIYASLKDNGILVVTVPNGMGPREVCVTKPMLKARNNPGLWSFINKVKSALGFRGTTVQSQADNLDHVQFFTRKDLTALASANDFHIVRFAKTNFVEDVFPFSIVTKRVKALQSLDCSIAELLPVGFTGGFNTLWKKNTGH; encoded by the coding sequence ATGACACAGCCAGTGATCACCTACGAATACGAACGGATTGCAGATATCAAACGTCTGAATTTCATTACGGAAAGCCTGCAGAAGGAAATCCCTGCCAACGCGCATGTATTGGACGTTGGCTGCGGTAACGGCGTTATCAGCCGGCACCTCGGACAGTTTGGCTACAACGTGCTGGGTATCGATATCAGCCAGAAGACCATCGACGTGGCCCGTAGTAAAAATAAACTGCCGAACGTAGCCTTTGAAGCGATCAGCGCAGAAGAACTGACAGCCAAAGGGCAGCAGTACGATGCTGTGATCTGCAGTGAAGTGCTGGAACATCTGCATCATCCGGAAGTACTGCTGCGTACCATCTACGCATCCCTGAAAGATAACGGTATCCTGGTGGTGACAGTCCCCAATGGCATGGGACCCCGTGAAGTATGCGTCACCAAGCCGATGCTGAAAGCACGCAATAATCCGGGCCTGTGGTCATTTATCAACAAGGTGAAAAGCGCCCTGGGCTTCAGGGGAACGACCGTACAATCGCAGGCCGATAACCTGGACCACGTACAGTTTTTCACCCGGAAAGACCTGACAGCACTGGCTTCTGCCAATGATTTTCATATCGTCCGGTTCGCCAAAACCAATTTTGTGGAAGACGTGTTCCCGTTCTCGATTGTAACCAAACGGGTAAAAGCGTTGCAATCGCTGGATTGCAGCATTGCGGAGTTATTGCCGGTGGGTTTTACCGGCGGTTTTAATACGCTGTGGAAGAAAAATACCGGTCACTAA
- a CDS encoding lipopolysaccharide biosynthesis protein, with amino-acid sequence MGFSLLATLRNRHFHSLLGNLVTAFFNVLSFAILVRVLSLNAFGEWVLFIATYNIMDQVRTGLLQSGIIKFYAGVEENTARGVAGAAWYISLALTLGYVLLSAIVYFVAYDRFNDTWHLFIGWIGILTLLSLPWNFASWILQAEHRFDKIVQIRLIQNGSFLVLLGVLFGLQRISLPNVLYAYCLSMALASAYCFLFRWTRVRAMVFRTREHKVALFRFGRMVVGSMVSSSLISYSDNLVIRTMLNPAAVAIYSIPQKFMEVIEIILRSFVATSQPTLSAAANRKDYAGVARAFCRYTGTVSILIIPFIIVLIVLTQPLIIILADKAYLGATDIVRIFLLSAILWPIDRFIGVTLDMINLPDINFYKNFLKLLLNIICDVAFVYFFADVRSVALSSLLNVVFAAAFGYYFVKKHLDVSIRDIWTYGWQECMAMLNKLRNKSAVTK; translated from the coding sequence ATGGGATTTAGTCTATTGGCCACTTTACGCAACCGGCATTTTCACTCTTTGCTTGGCAACCTCGTCACCGCATTCTTTAATGTATTGTCATTTGCCATCCTGGTCAGGGTATTGTCCCTGAATGCTTTCGGCGAGTGGGTACTGTTTATTGCTACTTACAACATCATGGACCAGGTCCGTACCGGTCTGCTGCAATCCGGTATCATCAAGTTTTACGCCGGCGTGGAGGAAAACACCGCACGGGGCGTAGCAGGTGCAGCATGGTATATCTCCCTGGCGCTGACGCTGGGTTATGTATTGTTGTCAGCGATCGTGTACTTCGTTGCCTATGACCGGTTCAACGATACCTGGCACCTGTTTATCGGCTGGATCGGCATCCTTACCCTGCTCTCTCTCCCGTGGAACTTTGCCTCCTGGATACTGCAGGCGGAACACCGGTTTGACAAGATCGTGCAGATACGGCTCATACAAAACGGTTCTTTCCTCGTACTGCTGGGCGTCCTCTTTGGCCTCCAACGGATTTCCCTTCCCAACGTATTATACGCCTACTGCCTCAGCATGGCGCTGGCCAGCGCCTACTGTTTCCTCTTCAGGTGGACCCGCGTCCGGGCTATGGTATTCCGTACCCGCGAACATAAAGTAGCGCTGTTCCGCTTCGGCCGCATGGTAGTAGGCAGCATGGTATCTTCTTCCCTGATCAGCTATTCCGACAACCTCGTGATCCGCACCATGCTCAACCCGGCTGCAGTAGCTATTTACAGCATCCCGCAGAAATTTATGGAGGTGATAGAGATCATCCTGCGCAGCTTTGTGGCCACCTCACAACCGACACTGTCTGCCGCCGCCAACCGGAAAGACTATGCGGGCGTGGCCCGCGCCTTCTGCCGGTATACCGGCACCGTCAGCATCCTGATCATCCCCTTTATCATTGTACTGATCGTCCTCACCCAGCCGCTCATTATCATCCTGGCCGACAAAGCCTATCTCGGCGCAACGGACATCGTACGCATCTTCCTGCTCTCCGCCATCCTCTGGCCGATAGACCGTTTCATCGGCGTGACCCTCGACATGATCAATCTGCCGGACATCAATTTCTATAAGAACTTTCTGAAACTGCTGCTCAACATCATCTGCGATGTAGCGTTTGTTTACTTCTTTGCCGACGTGAGGTCCGTAGCCCTCTCTTCCCTGCTCAACGTAGTGTTTGCAGCAGCTTTCGGGTATTACTTCGTTAAAAAACACCTGGATGTCAGCATCCGGGACATCTGGACCTACGGCTGGCAGGAATGTATGGCCATGCTCAACAAATTGCGGAACAAAAGCGCCGTTACCAAATAA
- the asnB gene encoding asparagine synthase (glutamine-hydrolyzing), with the protein MCGIAGFIDFKKRADADMLGRMTDVLAHRGPNDKGYEVLEHPKASVGLGQRRLSIQDLSALGHQPMHFEHLSLIFNGEIYNFKEIRADLEKLGYAFRSSSDTEVLIKGYHAWKEKVLDHCIGMFAFVLFDRREEKVILCRDRAGVKPLYYYWDGSTLLFGSELKSLCECPFFPKQIDVKSMSLFLQYSYIPGPYTIYADTRKLRPGHLLELPLNTAVPEEREYWNVLNAYRQPLTGLSEQDVLQHTEELMQSAYQYRMVADVPVGVFLSGGYDSASVAAMLQSGTSSRIKTFTIGYKEKQWDESAEARKIAEHLGTDHHEWIIGPEDARSVLEHLPEIYDEPFADNSTVPTTLVSKLASQHVKVALSADGGDEIFAGYHKFGQSLSYTSQLPRGVQTALSTMMGWVNPEVIPYFNKKYNFASRYEKMKLIWASGKPQEAMKYIAQYLTESEVARYTGKHLENYKTNFDLNGELSAVNDPLNRLLAVDYKTFLADNNLVKVDRATMSVSIEGREPMLDHRLVEFLAQVPASLKVKNNTNKYILKQIVHKYIPPALMDRPKRPFIAPLQEWFRDDLKEQMQYYLSPERLNKTGLFDAGQIQRLLQQYLSGGKVSHQKLWNILVFQLWYNRWIAKL; encoded by the coding sequence ATGTGCGGCATAGCAGGATTTATAGACTTCAAAAAAAGAGCGGACGCGGACATGCTGGGCCGGATGACAGATGTGCTGGCACACCGCGGACCAAATGATAAAGGATATGAGGTGCTGGAGCATCCCAAAGCCAGTGTCGGCCTGGGACAGCGCCGTTTGTCCATACAGGACCTGAGCGCCCTGGGCCATCAGCCCATGCACTTTGAACACCTTTCTCTGATTTTTAACGGGGAGATATATAACTTCAAAGAGATCAGGGCCGACCTCGAAAAGCTCGGGTACGCTTTCCGGTCCTCATCGGACACCGAGGTGCTCATTAAGGGTTATCATGCCTGGAAGGAAAAAGTGCTGGACCATTGTATCGGTATGTTTGCTTTTGTGCTGTTTGACCGCCGGGAAGAAAAAGTAATCCTCTGCCGGGACCGCGCTGGCGTGAAACCTTTGTATTACTACTGGGACGGCAGCACGCTGCTGTTCGGCTCTGAACTGAAGAGCCTCTGTGAATGCCCGTTTTTCCCGAAACAGATCGATGTGAAAAGCATGTCGCTTTTCCTGCAGTACAGTTATATCCCCGGACCTTACACTATCTACGCCGATACCCGCAAGCTGCGGCCCGGTCATCTGCTGGAACTGCCGCTCAATACGGCCGTACCGGAAGAACGGGAATACTGGAACGTGTTAAACGCCTACCGTCAGCCGTTGACCGGCCTGAGCGAACAGGACGTGTTACAGCATACCGAGGAGCTGATGCAAAGCGCTTACCAGTACCGCATGGTGGCCGACGTGCCGGTGGGCGTGTTCCTCAGTGGTGGTTATGACAGCGCCAGTGTGGCGGCTATGCTGCAATCCGGCACCTCCAGCCGGATCAAGACGTTTACCATTGGCTATAAAGAAAAACAATGGGACGAATCAGCGGAAGCACGCAAGATCGCCGAACACCTGGGAACGGACCACCATGAGTGGATCATCGGCCCGGAAGACGCAAGGAGCGTGCTGGAACACCTGCCGGAAATTTATGACGAACCATTTGCCGACAATTCCACCGTGCCTACTACGCTGGTCAGCAAACTCGCCAGCCAGCATGTGAAAGTGGCCCTGTCTGCCGATGGCGGCGACGAAATTTTCGCCGGTTACCACAAGTTCGGCCAGTCTCTTTCTTATACGAGTCAACTGCCCAGGGGCGTACAGACAGCGCTGAGCACCATGATGGGATGGGTGAACCCGGAAGTGATCCCGTACTTTAATAAAAAGTACAACTTCGCCTCCCGCTATGAAAAAATGAAGCTGATATGGGCTTCCGGCAAACCGCAGGAGGCCATGAAATACATCGCACAATATCTCACCGAAAGCGAAGTGGCCCGTTATACCGGTAAGCACCTGGAGAACTACAAAACCAACTTCGACCTCAACGGAGAACTGTCTGCCGTAAACGACCCGCTGAACCGCCTGCTGGCCGTGGATTACAAGACCTTCCTGGCAGACAACAACCTCGTAAAGGTAGACCGTGCCACCATGTCCGTGAGTATCGAAGGCCGTGAGCCAATGCTGGACCACCGCCTGGTGGAATTCCTGGCGCAGGTGCCCGCATCGCTGAAAGTAAAAAACAATACCAATAAATACATTCTCAAACAGATCGTGCACAAATACATTCCGCCGGCATTGATGGACAGGCCCAAACGTCCTTTCATCGCGCCTTTGCAGGAATGGTTCCGCGATGATCTGAAAGAGCAGATGCAGTATTACCTGTCGCCGGAAAGACTGAACAAAACCGGCCTGTTCGACGCCGGGCAGATACAGCGGCTGCTGCAGCAGTACCTGTCGGGTGGTAAAGTGAGCCATCAGAAATTATGGAACATCCTGGTTTTCCAGCTATGGTACAACCGGTGGATAGCAAAACTGTAA
- a CDS encoding glycosyltransferase family 4 protein, whose translation MAQQRKIRVLETIRQGKIGGGESHVLDLVASLDKTQFEVVVLSFTDGPMVAALQAMDIPVTVISSHKAFDLSVWMKVKKFIRSHQIDIVHAHGTRANTNILWAARSLGIPVVYTIHGWSFHEGLHPLAKRARVAAEKFITRMVQHNICVSDSNRNTGQKAFGAFRATVIRNGVNLEKFNADGIYPDVKTAYGIPADHVVIAYIARMTLQKDPVNMLQAFAQVLTQVPKVTLLMVGEGELKQAAEDTAGALGITDHVIFDRFRQDVPAVLNAADIYCLPSLWEGFPIGVLEAMAMGKAVIASDVDGTREALTHEENGLLIPASNPDALAAAIVRLVKDPTLRKRLQFSAVTAVRTRYNVAAVTKKIEAVYHQLFKS comes from the coding sequence ATGGCGCAACAAAGAAAGATAAGGGTATTGGAAACGATCCGCCAGGGTAAGATTGGAGGAGGGGAGAGCCATGTGCTGGACCTGGTGGCGTCGCTGGATAAAACGCAGTTTGAAGTGGTGGTGCTGTCCTTCACCGACGGACCGATGGTAGCTGCCCTGCAGGCCATGGATATCCCGGTGACGGTGATCAGCAGCCACAAAGCCTTTGATCTGTCTGTCTGGATGAAGGTGAAAAAATTCATCCGGTCGCATCAAATCGACATCGTACATGCCCATGGCACAAGGGCCAACACAAATATTTTGTGGGCGGCCCGAAGCCTTGGGATACCGGTAGTATATACCATCCATGGATGGTCTTTCCATGAAGGGCTGCACCCGCTGGCCAAAAGGGCCAGGGTAGCCGCAGAGAAGTTCATCACCCGCATGGTGCAGCACAATATCTGTGTGTCCGACTCTAACCGCAACACCGGTCAGAAAGCCTTCGGCGCTTTCAGGGCCACGGTGATCCGCAATGGTGTAAACCTGGAAAAATTCAATGCCGACGGCATTTACCCGGATGTGAAAACGGCCTACGGTATTCCGGCAGACCATGTGGTGATTGCTTATATCGCCCGCATGACCTTACAGAAAGACCCGGTAAATATGCTGCAGGCTTTTGCGCAGGTGCTGACACAGGTGCCGAAGGTCACCCTGCTGATGGTAGGCGAAGGAGAGTTGAAGCAGGCGGCAGAAGACACCGCCGGTGCGTTGGGCATTACAGACCATGTGATCTTTGACCGGTTCCGCCAGGATGTCCCTGCCGTACTGAACGCAGCAGACATTTATTGTCTGCCTTCACTGTGGGAAGGGTTCCCGATTGGCGTACTGGAAGCGATGGCGATGGGCAAAGCGGTGATCGCCTCCGATGTGGACGGCACCCGTGAAGCTTTGACCCATGAAGAAAACGGTCTGCTGATACCGGCATCCAATCCCGATGCGCTGGCAGCGGCCATCGTCAGGCTGGTAAAAGACCCGACGCTGCGGAAGCGGTTACAATTCAGCGCTGTTACGGCTGTACGCACCCGGTACAACGTAGCGGCCGTTACCAAAAAAATTGAAGCGGTTTATCACCAGCTTTTTAAATCATAA
- a CDS encoding beta-1,6-N-acetylglucosaminyltransferase — MRIAFIIQVHKQPAQLERLLKSLAHPQVDCYVHIDAKCALPEWEQVLALPQVYLIKERANVTWAGWGIIQASLNGMNTVLRSGINYAWVTLLSGQDYPLQPIGDILRFLEKQTGRQFMNVISEEALRPMMSKMEHYHFVEYNFPGKYKLGQLLTALLPRRKAPLGLKLCCGSAWWTLTLDCVRFCVEYEQQHPALRRYFKLTWGADEFIFQTILMNSDVYRPQLTDYLHYIDWSAGKEHPKVLGVEDMEALMSSGKCFARKFDHGAPVLDRIDEIIKKPVGSHD; from the coding sequence ATGAGAATTGCATTTATCATACAGGTACATAAACAACCGGCACAGCTGGAGCGACTGCTGAAAAGCCTGGCCCATCCCCAGGTGGACTGCTACGTGCATATCGACGCCAAATGCGCGCTGCCCGAATGGGAACAGGTACTGGCACTGCCGCAGGTATACCTCATAAAAGAACGCGCCAACGTTACCTGGGCCGGATGGGGCATCATTCAGGCATCGCTCAACGGCATGAATACCGTGCTGCGCTCCGGCATCAACTACGCATGGGTGACGCTGCTCAGCGGGCAGGATTATCCGCTGCAGCCCATCGGCGACATCCTTCGTTTTTTAGAAAAACAAACCGGCAGGCAGTTTATGAACGTCATCAGCGAAGAAGCCCTCCGGCCGATGATGAGCAAAATGGAACACTATCATTTCGTGGAATACAATTTTCCCGGGAAATACAAATTGGGACAACTGCTCACCGCCCTGCTGCCCCGCCGCAAAGCGCCGCTGGGACTGAAACTCTGCTGCGGCTCCGCCTGGTGGACGCTCACGCTGGACTGTGTGCGGTTCTGTGTGGAGTATGAACAACAACATCCTGCACTGCGCCGGTACTTCAAACTTACCTGGGGCGCCGACGAGTTTATTTTCCAGACCATCCTGATGAACAGCGACGTATATCGGCCACAGTTAACGGACTATCTGCACTATATCGACTGGTCTGCCGGAAAGGAACACCCCAAAGTGCTGGGGGTGGAAGACATGGAGGCATTGATGTCGTCCGGTAAGTGTTTCGCCCGCAAGTTTGACCACGGGGCGCCGGTACTGGACCGGATAGATGAGATCATAAAAAAACCTGTTGGCAGTCATGACTGA